The following proteins are co-located in the Noviherbaspirillum sp. UKPF54 genome:
- a CDS encoding acetyl-CoA C-acyltransferase family protein, whose product MANTKDVVIVGAARTAIGTFGGSLKDFSACDLGAIAVKEALARAKVEPAQAGQIVFGNVIHCEPRDMYVSRVVGINAGMAKESAALTLNRLCGSGLQAIVTAANAIQLGDTEIAIGGGVETMSRAPYLTSAARWGQRMGDFKMIDMMVGALSDPFGAGHMGITAENVAEKYGISREEQDAFALESQKKALAAVAAGHFKSQIVPVEVKGRKGVTLFDTDEHPKADTTLESLAKLKPAFKKEGGTVTAGNASGLNDGAAACVLMEAGAAARAGLQPLARLVSYAVAGVEPSIMGTGPIPAVQLALKRAGLSLNDMDVIESNEAFAAQSLGVCKGLDLDPARTNPNGGAIALGHPLGASGAIITVKCLYELIRTGKRYGLITMCIGGGQGIAAIIERL is encoded by the coding sequence ATGGCAAATACGAAGGACGTAGTAATCGTCGGCGCCGCGCGTACCGCAATCGGCACTTTCGGCGGCTCGCTGAAGGATTTTTCCGCCTGCGACCTGGGCGCGATCGCGGTCAAGGAAGCGCTTGCGCGCGCCAAGGTCGAACCCGCGCAGGCCGGGCAGATCGTGTTCGGCAACGTGATCCATTGCGAGCCGCGCGACATGTATGTTTCGCGCGTGGTCGGCATCAACGCCGGCATGGCCAAGGAGTCCGCCGCGCTGACGCTGAACCGCCTGTGCGGCTCCGGCCTGCAGGCGATTGTCACTGCCGCCAACGCGATCCAGCTGGGCGACACCGAGATCGCCATCGGCGGCGGTGTGGAAACCATGAGCCGCGCGCCGTATTTGACCTCGGCTGCGCGCTGGGGCCAGCGCATGGGCGACTTCAAGATGATCGACATGATGGTGGGCGCGCTGTCGGATCCGTTCGGCGCCGGCCACATGGGCATTACCGCGGAAAACGTTGCAGAGAAATACGGCATCTCGCGCGAAGAGCAGGATGCCTTCGCCTTGGAAAGCCAGAAGAAGGCATTGGCAGCGGTTGCCGCCGGCCACTTCAAGTCGCAGATCGTGCCGGTCGAAGTGAAAGGCCGCAAGGGCGTGACGCTGTTCGACACCGACGAGCATCCGAAGGCCGATACCACGCTGGAGTCGCTGGCCAAGCTGAAGCCGGCGTTCAAGAAGGAAGGCGGCACTGTGACCGCCGGCAACGCTTCCGGCCTGAACGACGGCGCGGCGGCCTGCGTGCTGATGGAAGCCGGCGCGGCCGCCCGGGCAGGATTGCAGCCGCTGGCGCGCCTGGTGTCGTATGCGGTGGCCGGCGTGGAACCGTCGATCATGGGCACCGGCCCGATCCCGGCGGTGCAGCTGGCGTTGAAGCGCGCCGGGCTGTCGCTCAATGACATGGACGTGATCGAATCGAACGAGGCGTTCGCGGCGCAGTCGCTGGGCGTCTGCAAGGGCCTGGATCTCGATCCGGCGCGCACCAACCCGAACGGCGGCGCGATCGCGCTGGGCCATCCGCTGGGCGCGAGCGGCGCGATCATCACCGTCAAGTGCCTGTACGAGCTGATCCGCACCGGCAAGCGCTACGGTCTGATCACGATGTGCATCGGCGGCGGCCAGGGTATTGCCGCGATCATCGAGCGGCTCTGA
- a CDS encoding TetR/AcrR family transcriptional regulator: protein MPHDAARPEEKRDGRKENAAATQAALRAAGKDLFARLGYEATSVGALCVQAGVTSGALYHHYGDKKGLFAAVAVELECGMVALAMRARQAALARGGGSWDGFIAAIDALLAAGVDPGLRRIGLVEAPAVLGASGWQAIREQHGHGAMTRVIEDLQQAGVFGPGDPKRLAWLVLGLIYSAVQTLPDEEAAIEAALADARRALHAMLRGLCDVRP from the coding sequence ATGCCGCACGACGCCGCCCGCCCCGAAGAAAAACGCGACGGAAGAAAAGAGAATGCGGCTGCCACGCAGGCAGCGTTGCGCGCCGCGGGAAAGGACTTGTTCGCCCGGCTGGGCTATGAAGCGACCTCGGTCGGCGCGCTGTGCGTCCAGGCCGGCGTGACCAGCGGCGCGCTGTATCACCATTACGGCGACAAGAAGGGCTTGTTTGCCGCCGTCGCCGTGGAACTCGAATGCGGCATGGTGGCGTTGGCTATGCGCGCCCGGCAAGCCGCACTCGCCCGAGGCGGCGGCAGCTGGGACGGCTTCATCGCGGCCATCGATGCCTTGCTTGCCGCCGGCGTCGATCCCGGCCTGCGCCGCATCGGACTGGTCGAGGCGCCGGCCGTGCTCGGCGCCAGCGGCTGGCAGGCAATTCGCGAACAGCACGGGCACGGCGCCATGACGCGCGTCATCGAAGACTTGCAGCAGGCGGGCGTGTTCGGTCCGGGCGATCCGAAACGCCTCGCCTGGCTGGTGCTGGGCTTGATTTACAGCGCGGTCCAGACGCTGCCGGACGAAGAAGCGGCAATCGAGGCGGCGCTGGCGGATGCGCGCCGCGCGCTGCACGCGATGTTGCGCGGACTGTGCGACGTGCGCCCGTAA
- a CDS encoding DUF1304 domain-containing protein translates to MLLVAKILAGLVLAIHVYIVLLETVLFKTRGRKAFGLSGAQAEILAPAMSNQGCYNGFLAAALAVGFMHPDVAIAHAFTVFGLACVTVAGIWGALTVQMRILYVQTVPAALALAALFLA, encoded by the coding sequence ATGTTGCTTGTTGCCAAAATTCTTGCCGGTCTCGTACTGGCGATCCATGTCTATATCGTGTTGCTGGAAACCGTGCTGTTCAAGACGCGCGGCCGCAAGGCCTTCGGCCTGAGCGGTGCGCAGGCGGAAATTCTTGCGCCAGCCATGTCGAACCAGGGTTGTTACAACGGCTTCCTGGCGGCGGCGCTGGCAGTCGGCTTCATGCATCCCGACGTCGCCATTGCCCATGCATTTACTGTGTTCGGATTGGCATGCGTGACGGTGGCCGGCATCTGGGGCGCGCTTACCGTACAGATGCGCATCTTGTATGTGCAAACCGTGCCGGCTGCGCTCGCGCTGGCTGCGCTGTTCCTGGCGTAA
- a CDS encoding DUF3717 domain-containing protein — protein MDISLQELEQAINYWRALRPSHGEECALSPEVNALATVYAKMIFTRAHSIAFDSLDQPAQQLLDAWRREHGI, from the coding sequence ATGGACATTTCTCTGCAAGAACTGGAGCAGGCGATCAATTATTGGCGCGCGCTGCGTCCGTCGCATGGCGAGGAATGCGCGTTGTCGCCCGAAGTCAACGCGCTGGCGACGGTGTATGCAAAGATGATTTTCACGCGCGCCCACAGCATTGCATTCGACTCCCTCGATCAGCCGGCGCAGCAGCTGCTGGACGCCTGGCGCCGGGAACACGGCATTTAA
- a CDS encoding MFS transporter: MLTATRAPQLKTVLIASGMVLTLAMGVRHGFGFWLQPISQAHGWTRETYSLAMALQNLLWGAFGPFAGMAADRFGTARVVIIGALLYVGGLVWMALVNEPTAFVVGSGVLIGAALACTAFGAVSGIIGRTAPEVKRSWAFGISSAASSLGQFVMMPVEQQLISSTGWQSAFYILGALVALVMIPMAFGLREQPMEKAGGPQQSMGEAIREAFAYRPFLLLVAGYFVCGFQLVFIGVHMPSYLKDKGILDPNVAVVALALIGLFNIFGSYYAGKLGGFLPKRYLLSSIYLSRTIVIALFLLAPLTPWSVYVFAGAMGLLWLSTVPLTNGVIAGIFGVKYLSMLSGFVFFSHQVGSFLGVWLGGYLFTKQGNYNTVWGITLALGVFAALVNLPINERAIKRQPLAAVA, translated from the coding sequence ATGCTGACCGCCACCCGCGCGCCGCAACTGAAAACCGTCCTGATCGCCAGCGGCATGGTGCTGACGCTGGCCATGGGCGTGCGGCACGGTTTCGGTTTCTGGCTGCAGCCGATCTCGCAGGCGCACGGCTGGACGCGCGAAACCTATTCGCTGGCCATGGCGCTGCAAAACCTGCTGTGGGGCGCGTTCGGCCCGTTCGCCGGCATGGCCGCGGACCGTTTCGGCACCGCGCGGGTAGTGATTATCGGCGCCTTGCTGTATGTCGGCGGGCTGGTATGGATGGCACTGGTCAACGAGCCGACCGCCTTCGTGGTCGGCTCCGGCGTGCTGATCGGCGCGGCGCTGGCCTGCACCGCGTTTGGTGCCGTTTCCGGCATCATCGGCCGCACCGCGCCGGAAGTGAAGCGCTCGTGGGCGTTCGGCATTTCCTCGGCCGCCAGCTCGCTCGGCCAGTTCGTGATGATGCCGGTCGAACAGCAACTGATCTCCTCCACCGGCTGGCAGAGCGCGTTCTACATCCTCGGCGCGCTGGTGGCGCTTGTGATGATTCCGATGGCGTTCGGCCTGCGCGAGCAGCCGATGGAAAAGGCCGGCGGCCCGCAGCAGAGCATGGGGGAAGCAATTCGCGAAGCGTTCGCCTACCGCCCCTTCCTGCTGCTGGTGGCCGGCTATTTCGTGTGCGGCTTCCAGCTGGTGTTTATCGGCGTGCACATGCCGTCCTACCTGAAGGACAAGGGCATCCTGGACCCGAACGTGGCTGTCGTGGCGCTGGCCCTGATCGGGCTGTTCAATATCTTCGGTTCCTATTACGCCGGCAAGCTCGGCGGCTTTTTGCCGAAGCGCTATCTGCTGTCGAGCATTTACCTCAGCCGCACCATCGTGATCGCGCTGTTCCTGCTGGCCCCGCTCACGCCCTGGTCGGTGTATGTGTTCGCCGGCGCCATGGGCTTGCTGTGGTTGTCGACGGTTCCGCTCACCAACGGCGTCATCGCCGGGATTTTCGGAGTGAAATACCTGTCGATGCTGTCGGGCTTCGTGTTCTTCTCGCACCAGGTCGGCAGCTTCCTCGGCGTGTGGCTTGGCGGATATCTGTTCACCAAGCAAGGTAACTACAACACGGTGTGGGGCATCACGCTCGCGCTCGGCGTGTTCGCCGCACTGGTGAACCTGCCGATCAACGAGCGCGCGATCAAGCGCCAGCCGCTGGCCGCGGTGGCCTGA